The following nucleotide sequence is from Aggregicoccus sp. 17bor-14.
GCAGGCGGTAGGGCGTGAGGCGGGCGTTGGCGTCGCGGAAGCTCGAGGCCCACAGGGGGAAGAGGCGCCGGCTGAGCACGTCGAGCTCGCGCGCGGCGGCGTCCAGCGTCGCGCCCTCGCGCAGGCGGGCAATGGCCACGAAGCCGAAGGGGCCGCGGCGCTCGGGCGCGGACAGCTGGAGCACGGGCCACAGGTCCGCGAGCACCCCGGCGTGCCGCTGCGCCCCGCCCGGCAGCACGCCCACCACGGTGTGCGGCACCCGGTCCAGCACCAGCGTGCGCCCCAGCGCGTCTCCTCCACCCAGGTGCTGCGCCGCGAAGGCCTCGCTCACCACGACGAGAGGCGGCGCGCCCGGCCGGTCGTCGCCCTCGCGCAGGCCAGGGCCCCGCGCCATCGGGACCCCCAGCGTCGTGAAGAAGCCCGCCGTGACGCGCGCCACCCGCACCCACTGCGCGCCCGAGGGCGTGGACAGCGCCGCGCCTCCCGCCTGCAGCAGCGCCACCGAGGCGAGGCTGGGCGGGCGCTGGTCGCGCAGCGCCTGCCAGTCCGCGTTGCTCACCGTCCAGCGGTTGGTGGGCGAGCTCTGCTGGAAGATGCGGACCAGCCGCTCCGGCGCCGGGTACGGCAGCGGCGCGAGCAGCACGGCGTGGGCCGCGCTGAAGACGGCCGTGGACGCCCCGATGCCCAGGGCCAGCGTGAGCACTGCCGCCAGCGCGAAGCCGGGGCTGTGGCGCAGGCCGCGCAGGGCGTAGCGCGCGTCGGCCGCTGCGTCCTGCAGCGGTCGGCGTCGAAGACGGTGCCAGGGCATGGGACCTCCTCGCGGCCGCCTTCCACGGTCGCTGACGGGACGAGCGTTCTCCCGTCACTCCGCGGGCGTCAAGCGACGCGAGGTCCAAGGCGCGCGTGGGACGCGCGGCCCGGTGTGTCCCTCTGCCTCCGGACCGAACTGCCGGGCGGCGCCTACCAGTCGTCGCCGAGCTTCACGGGCTCGCCGACCGGAGCCCACATCCCCTCCCACCACGTGTAATCGTAGCGGGTGGTGCTCACGAGGTTGTCGCCGTCCAGGTCGCCGTCCACCAGGAGCGTCAGCGTGCCGGTGGTGCCGCTGAAGGTGGCCGTGCCCGAGTAGCGCAGGTAGAGCTGGCCCGAGGGGAAGAAGCCGAGCTTGTCCCAGCCCGCCATGCCCGCCGCGCCCGACGGGAGGTTCTGGCTGAAGTTGGCGCGCCCGGTGGTCGGGTCACTCACGGGGTTCTGCGCGAGGAGCACCCCGTTGATGCCGGGCAGGTCCTGCGTGCGCAGCTGCTGCACCGCCATGACGATGGAGTGCACGATGATCTCGCGCTCCGCGCGCTTCGCGCGCAGGGCGAACAGGTGCATCTGCGGGACGGCCACGGTCGCGAGGATGCCGGCGATGGCCACCACGATCATCAGCTCGACGAG
It contains:
- a CDS encoding type IV pilin protein, with the translated sequence MSRPVLRRALLRARGFTLVELMIVVAIAGILATVAVPQMHLFALRAKRAEREIIVHSIVMAVQQLRTQDLPGINGVLLAQNPVSDPTTGRANFSQNLPSGAAGMAGWDKLGFFPSGQLYLRYSGTATFSGTTGTLTLLVDGDLDGDNLVSTTRYDYTWWEGMWAPVGEPVKLGDDW